A DNA window from Altererythrobacter sp. B11 contains the following coding sequences:
- a CDS encoding DUF2933 domain-containing protein encodes MPIVFLGFAAIAGYFLLAEHRVHALSILPWALLLLACPLLHMFMHGGHGGHGGHGGQGGDDDDQRTSNNGASPVRDRHSGHKVADSSARRR; translated from the coding sequence ATGCCGATCGTCTTCCTCGGTTTTGCAGCGATAGCGGGGTATTTCCTGCTTGCCGAGCATAGGGTTCACGCGCTCAGCATACTTCCTTGGGCCTTGCTCTTGCTGGCCTGCCCGCTGCTCCACATGTTTATGCACGGTGGACACGGTGGACACGGAGGTCATGGCGGCCAAGGCGGTGATGATGATGATCAGCGCACCAGCAACAACGGCGCGAGTCCGGTCCGCGATCGCCACAGCGGACACAAGGTCGCCGATTCCAGCGCCCGTCGCCGATAG
- the eno gene encoding phosphopyruvate hydratase — MRRTIAALSAQEILDSRGWPTVKVTVRLEGGIAASASVPSGASTGQFEAHELRDGDAARYAGRGVLKAVANVEREIAGALIGLDVVRQPEIDRFMCELDGTENKARLGANAVLCVSLAVARAAAQAMGLPLYQYLGGSTARRLPVPMMNIINGGKHAANGLQMQEFMIVPHGAPTYGEALRYGSETYHVLRGLLEEKGLGVGVGDEGGFAPHLKDERQALELIVRAIEVAGYEPGRQIAIALDPAATSFVEDGGYVLPGLGGAHMTSDELLAVYTDWIAAFPIVSIEDGFGEQDWPAFVKQTLAMGDRIQIVGDDLYVTNSRFIQRGIDDKATNAVLIKPNQIGTVTETVAAIELCRRAGLRYKFSHRSGETEDDFIADFAVAMTGGQFKGGAPCRGERLAKYNRLLEIEHQLGGEAIFSSPFVA, encoded by the coding sequence ATGAGGCGAACCATTGCTGCTCTGTCGGCGCAGGAGATTCTTGATTCGCGCGGTTGGCCCACGGTCAAGGTGACAGTCCGTCTGGAGGGCGGTATCGCCGCAAGCGCGTCGGTGCCCTCGGGAGCATCGACTGGCCAGTTCGAGGCCCACGAACTTCGCGACGGCGATGCGGCGCGGTATGCCGGTCGCGGGGTCCTGAAGGCGGTCGCAAATGTCGAACGCGAAATCGCGGGCGCCCTCATCGGTCTGGATGTTGTCCGGCAGCCGGAAATTGACCGGTTTATGTGTGAACTCGACGGAACCGAGAACAAGGCGCGGCTCGGCGCGAACGCCGTTCTCTGCGTTTCGCTGGCCGTCGCTCGCGCTGCTGCTCAGGCGATGGGATTACCGCTCTACCAGTACCTCGGGGGTTCCACCGCCCGGCGTCTCCCGGTCCCCATGATGAACATCATCAATGGCGGCAAGCATGCCGCCAATGGGCTCCAGATGCAGGAATTCATGATCGTACCGCATGGTGCCCCGACATACGGCGAAGCGCTGCGCTATGGTTCGGAAACCTATCATGTCCTGAGGGGGCTTCTGGAAGAGAAAGGCCTGGGTGTGGGGGTTGGTGATGAAGGCGGGTTCGCGCCCCATCTGAAAGACGAGCGTCAAGCGCTCGAGCTGATCGTCCGCGCAATTGAGGTGGCAGGCTATGAACCAGGCCGTCAAATTGCCATCGCGCTGGATCCCGCAGCGACCTCCTTCGTCGAGGACGGCGGTTATGTTCTGCCCGGGCTTGGCGGAGCGCATATGACCAGTGACGAACTTCTGGCCGTCTACACTGACTGGATTGCCGCATTTCCGATCGTGTCGATCGAGGATGGTTTCGGCGAACAGGACTGGCCCGCCTTTGTAAAGCAGACCCTGGCGATGGGAGACCGCATCCAGATCGTCGGCGATGACCTGTATGTCACCAATTCGCGCTTCATCCAGCGGGGCATTGATGACAAAGCCACGAACGCTGTTTTGATCAAGCCCAACCAGATCGGCACGGTGACCGAAACGGTGGCGGCGATCGAACTGTGTCGGCGAGCTGGACTGCGCTACAAATTCTCCCATCGCTCCGGCGAGACAGAAGACGACTTCATCGCAGATTTTGCCGTCGCGATGACCGGTGGTCAGTTCAAGGGCGGAGCGCCGTGTCGAGGTGAACGTCTCGCCAAGTACAATCGCTTGCTGGAAATCGAACACCAACTCGGCGGCGAAGCCATCTTCTCATCGCCATTTGTCGCATGA
- a CDS encoding Bax inhibitor-1/YccA family protein, with the protein MADPLKTLDQHALRSHAGAPAQIYDSGLRSYMLGVYNYMASGLLLTGLVALFVASTDSVRALFFAATGAPTGLGWVAVFAPLALVLALSFGINRFSETAVKAMFWSYAALMGVSLATIFLAYTGVSIARTFFVAASAFAALSLWGYTTKRDLSAWGSFLIMGVFGLIIAMLVNMFLKSSVMDMIVSGIGVLLFAGLTAYDTQKIRNIYSEVRGSDFRGKAIVMGALTLYLDFINLFLFLLRFMGDRR; encoded by the coding sequence ATGGCAGACCCACTCAAAACTCTAGATCAGCACGCTTTACGGTCCCACGCGGGGGCGCCCGCGCAAATCTACGATTCGGGGCTGCGATCCTATATGCTCGGCGTCTACAATTATATGGCCAGCGGATTGCTGCTCACCGGCTTGGTCGCGCTATTCGTGGCCAGCACGGACAGTGTACGCGCACTGTTCTTTGCTGCAACCGGAGCGCCGACAGGATTGGGATGGGTCGCTGTATTCGCGCCCCTGGCGCTAGTGCTTGCCCTGAGCTTTGGCATCAATCGGTTTTCCGAGACGGCGGTCAAGGCCATGTTCTGGAGCTACGCGGCACTCATGGGCGTGTCGCTCGCTACTATTTTCCTTGCTTACACTGGAGTCAGCATCGCCCGAACCTTTTTCGTGGCGGCATCGGCCTTTGCCGCGTTGAGCTTGTGGGGCTATACGACCAAGCGCGATTTGTCCGCGTGGGGATCGTTCCTGATCATGGGGGTGTTCGGCCTGATCATCGCCATGCTCGTCAACATGTTCCTGAAATCCTCGGTGATGGACATGATCGTGAGCGGCATTGGAGTTCTGCTGTTTGCCGGGCTCACGGCCTATGACACCCAAAAGATCAGGAATATCTATTCTGAGGTTAGGGGCAGCGACTTCCGCGGCAAGGCGATCGTAATGGGTGCACTGACGCTGTATCTCGATTTCATCAACCTGTTCCTGTTTCTGCTCCGCTTCATGGGTGACCGCCGATGA
- a CDS encoding RNA polymerase sigma factor, translating into MDDDPATSAAACDDALRPMDEAVRRALVDSHQDILKFLNRRLLSSHEAEEVLQRFMLRAIERAGDLREAKSVKGWLSRVLATTIADFQRTVIRRRSKEIGVDPHELAESSHAHTQPEVDLDQAVCNCLYRLLPTLKPDYAEVIWRADLLEEPRDDIAKSLDTTVNNVTVRLHRARRALKTRLLQMCRTCIEHGFLDCECAPAESSLRANVEGSSAD; encoded by the coding sequence ATGGATGATGATCCTGCCACTTCGGCCGCTGCCTGCGACGATGCCTTGAGGCCGATGGACGAAGCCGTCCGACGGGCGCTGGTGGACAGTCATCAGGACATTCTCAAATTCCTGAATCGGCGTCTCCTCAGTTCCCACGAAGCGGAGGAGGTTCTGCAGCGCTTCATGCTCCGGGCGATCGAGCGCGCCGGAGACCTTCGCGAGGCAAAGTCGGTCAAAGGTTGGCTTTCGCGCGTTCTGGCAACGACGATTGCCGATTTCCAGCGGACTGTCATCCGACGGCGCAGCAAGGAGATCGGTGTCGATCCGCATGAGCTTGCCGAGAGCAGCCATGCGCACACGCAACCAGAGGTGGATCTTGACCAGGCAGTGTGCAATTGCCTTTACCGGCTCCTGCCGACGTTGAAACCCGACTATGCGGAGGTCATCTGGCGCGCCGATTTGCTCGAAGAGCCTCGGGACGACATCGCGAAAAGTCTCGACACGACGGTCAACAATGTGACCGTCAGGTTGCACCGCGCACGCCGTGCGCTGAAAACCCGACTCCTGCAGATGTGCCGCACGTGCATCGAGCATGGCTTTCTCGATTGTGAATGTGCCCCTGCAGAGTCCTCGCTTCGAGCCAATGTGGAAGGGTCCTCGGCTGATTAG
- a CDS encoding DUF2147 domain-containing protein: MIRLVIMGAALIFASNAAHARQTGAPNEAIMGVWANPSGSVRVRIEECGTKLCGVVVYANEKAKADAAKAGTDVLIGINLFREFYRYGRNKWRGKGLVPDLDRTVGGELKPISADTLQVHGCMFGHVGCKNQKWTRVSN; the protein is encoded by the coding sequence ATGATTCGTCTGGTCATCATGGGCGCGGCCCTCATCTTTGCATCGAATGCGGCACATGCTCGGCAAACCGGAGCGCCAAATGAGGCTATCATGGGTGTTTGGGCTAACCCGTCCGGAAGTGTTCGTGTCCGAATCGAGGAATGCGGCACGAAGCTTTGCGGCGTCGTTGTTTATGCAAACGAGAAAGCGAAGGCCGACGCAGCGAAAGCCGGAACCGACGTGCTCATAGGCATCAATCTTTTTCGCGAGTTCTATCGGTACGGCCGGAACAAATGGCGCGGGAAAGGTCTGGTTCCCGATCTCGACAGAACGGTCGGCGGGGAATTGAAACCGATCAGTGCCGACACCCTCCAGGTTCATGGATGTATGTTTGGGCATGTGGGGTGCAAGAACCAGAAATGGACGCGGGTTTCAAACTGA
- a CDS encoding heavy metal translocating P-type ATPase produces the protein MTDHKTCCDPASGALPTEGVAIDPVCGMSVTIAGAEHSAEHDGARHYFCSAHCQQKFATDPEMYLSGTHLQAVEDLPEGTIYTCPMHPEIRQQGPGSCPICGMALEPETFSLDDGPDPELIDMSRRFWISLAFTIPLFVYAMGDLIPGQPFSQLVEPALAQWIQLTLATPVVLWGAWPFFTRGLQSVRTMNLNMFTLIGLGVAIAYAFSVVGTIAPHIFPPGFHDADGRVAVYFEAAAVIATLVLLGQVLELKARGATSSALRALLELAPPTALKLLPDGSEREVALDQVATGDRLRVRPGDKIAVDGRILEGSSSVDESMISGEPLPVKKSVGDEVTGGTVNQTGGFVMSAERVGKDTMLSKIVQMVAEAQRSRAPIQRLADLVAGWFVPVVIGIAVLTFAAWSVWGPEPAFAYGLVNAVAVLIIACPCALGLATPMSIMTGTGKGAQNGILVKNAEALETFEKVDTIVVDKTGTLTEGRPELVMVEPAQGIDESEMLRLVGAAEIGSEHPLAEAIVKGARTRGHKFEAASDFSSVTGEGIEARVGKRHVAIGNAKMMHRVGAYDAIMADAAETARAKGRTVMFVAIDGKPAGLIGVADPIKPTSARAIGRLHAAGIRVVMLTGDSEATARAVANEVGIDEVHADVSPADKNRIVGELKAAGKTVAMAGDGINDAPALAAADVGVAMGTGTDVAIESAGMTLVRGDLEGLAQAHRLSSATMRNIRQNLFFAFAYNSLGVPIAAGVLFPWFGILLSPMIAAAAMSLSSVSVIGNALRLRTLDLRSEP, from the coding sequence ATGACTGATCACAAGACCTGCTGCGACCCTGCCAGCGGCGCGCTGCCGACCGAAGGCGTAGCGATTGATCCGGTTTGCGGCATGAGCGTGACGATCGCCGGAGCCGAGCACAGCGCCGAGCACGACGGCGCGCGCCACTACTTCTGCTCCGCGCACTGCCAGCAGAAATTCGCAACCGATCCCGAAATGTATCTGAGCGGAACGCATCTGCAGGCGGTCGAGGACCTGCCCGAGGGCACGATTTACACCTGTCCGATGCACCCGGAAATCCGGCAGCAAGGACCAGGCTCGTGCCCGATTTGCGGCATGGCGCTCGAACCGGAAACCTTCAGCCTCGATGACGGCCCCGATCCGGAGCTCATCGACATGAGCCGGCGCTTCTGGATAAGTCTGGCCTTCACTATCCCGTTGTTCGTCTACGCGATGGGCGACCTGATTCCGGGGCAGCCGTTTTCACAGCTTGTCGAACCGGCCTTGGCGCAATGGATACAGCTGACGCTGGCCACACCTGTCGTGCTCTGGGGCGCTTGGCCATTCTTTACGCGCGGTCTGCAATCGGTCCGGACGATGAACCTCAACATGTTCACGCTGATCGGGCTCGGCGTCGCCATCGCCTACGCGTTCAGCGTCGTGGGAACGATTGCGCCGCACATCTTCCCGCCCGGTTTTCACGATGCCGATGGGCGGGTGGCGGTCTATTTCGAAGCCGCGGCGGTCATCGCCACGCTTGTCCTGCTCGGGCAGGTGCTCGAACTCAAGGCGCGCGGCGCAACATCGAGCGCGCTGCGCGCGCTGCTCGAACTCGCTCCGCCGACCGCGCTAAAACTCCTGCCCGACGGTTCGGAGCGCGAGGTTGCTCTCGATCAGGTGGCTACGGGCGATCGCCTGCGCGTCCGCCCCGGCGACAAGATCGCCGTCGACGGCCGTATTCTTGAAGGCTCGAGCAGCGTCGATGAATCGATGATCAGCGGCGAGCCGCTACCGGTGAAAAAGTCGGTCGGCGACGAGGTGACGGGGGGTACGGTCAACCAGACCGGCGGCTTTGTCATGTCTGCGGAACGCGTGGGCAAGGACACGATGCTGTCAAAGATCGTGCAGATGGTGGCCGAGGCGCAGCGCAGCCGCGCGCCGATCCAGCGTCTGGCCGATCTTGTCGCGGGCTGGTTCGTGCCCGTCGTAATCGGCATCGCCGTACTCACCTTCGCTGCCTGGTCGGTCTGGGGGCCGGAACCGGCGTTCGCGTATGGCCTGGTCAATGCCGTAGCCGTACTCATCATTGCCTGCCCCTGCGCCCTGGGCCTCGCCACGCCGATGTCGATCATGACCGGGACCGGCAAGGGTGCGCAAAACGGTATCCTGGTGAAAAATGCCGAGGCGCTCGAGACCTTCGAGAAGGTCGACACTATCGTCGTCGACAAGACCGGGACGCTGACCGAAGGCCGACCGGAGCTGGTCATGGTCGAACCTGCACAGGGCATCGATGAATCGGAGATGCTGCGCCTGGTGGGTGCCGCCGAAATCGGCAGTGAGCACCCGCTCGCCGAGGCGATCGTCAAAGGCGCTCGCACTCGCGGCCACAAGTTCGAGGCGGCGAGCGATTTTTCCTCCGTGACGGGCGAAGGTATCGAGGCACGCGTTGGCAAGCGACACGTCGCGATCGGCAACGCAAAGATGATGCACCGGGTCGGTGCCTATGACGCGATCATGGCCGACGCCGCCGAAACCGCGCGCGCGAAGGGGCGGACGGTGATGTTCGTCGCCATCGACGGCAAGCCGGCCGGGCTGATTGGCGTCGCCGATCCGATCAAGCCGACGAGCGCGCGCGCCATCGGCCGTCTCCACGCAGCCGGTATTCGGGTGGTCATGCTGACCGGCGACAGCGAGGCAACCGCACGCGCCGTGGCAAACGAAGTGGGGATCGACGAGGTTCATGCCGATGTCTCGCCTGCGGACAAGAACCGCATCGTTGGTGAATTGAAGGCGGCAGGCAAGACTGTCGCAATGGCGGGCGACGGGATCAACGATGCGCCTGCGCTCGCCGCGGCCGATGTTGGCGTGGCGATGGGAACCGGCACCGATGTCGCGATCGAAAGCGCCGGTATGACCCTTGTGCGCGGCGATCTCGAAGGTCTGGCCCAAGCGCACCGGCTCTCGAGTGCAACCATGCGCAACATCCGCCAGAATCTGTTCTTCGCCTTTGCCTACAACTCGCTCGGCGTGCCGATCGCCGCTGGCGTTCTGTTCCCCTGGTTTGGCATATTGCTGAGCCCGATGATTGCGGCAGCCGCGATGAGCCTCTCGTCGGTATCGGTTATCGGCAATGCTCTGAGACTGCGGACGCTCGATCTCAGAAGCGAGCCATGA
- the ppsA gene encoding phosphoenolpyruvate synthase — translation MTEKRIAWFESLNVGDVPIVGGKNASLGEMVRTLEEKGVRVPGGFATTAAAFREYVAANQIEPELRASIAALQSENASLHETGETIRRLFLDGEFPEAIAAEIRDAYRELSRRSGQDEISVAVRSSATAEDLPQASFAGQQETFLNVRGERALLDACRRCYASLFTDRAISYRETQGFDHLEVALSIGIQRMVRSDLAGSGVMFSIDTETGFPGVAVISAAWGLGETVVQGAVDPDKYLVFKPLLDDRRYTPIIEKTLGAKETKMIYATGGSERTTTVATTQKERQAFVLSETEILELGRWAATIEDHYGRPMDMEWAKDGETGELYMVQARPETVQSSRQTGQIKSYRLKTKGKPIITGSAIGEAIASGQVCAIRSAADIDTFRDGAILVTGMTDPDWVPIMKKAAGIITDHGGTTSHAAIVSRELGVPAIVGTGHGTELLLDGQDITLSCAEGDRGVVYEGILEFESSQVDVSDLPETRTAMMVNIASPAAAFRWWRLPARGVGLARMEFIINNLIKIHPMALIHPDRVTDPAARREIRQRTRGYDDPVDFFVETLALGIAKLAAPYHPHPVIVRLSDFKSNEYAHLLGGSVFEPDEENPMLGWRGASRYYDARYREGFALECRALKTVRERIGLENVIVMVPFCRTLEEADRVLAVMKENGLERGRDGLEVYMMCEIPANVFLAEEFAQRFDGFSIGSNDLTQLVLGVDRDSGDLAPLFDERNEAVKRAIRAAIVQAHAAGIKIGICGQAPSNYPEYAAFLVEEGINSISLNPDSFVSTLRNVAQVEQSLKAAPARTTSEPDTSR, via the coding sequence ATGACGGAAAAACGCATAGCCTGGTTTGAGTCCTTGAACGTGGGCGACGTTCCCATCGTCGGCGGCAAGAACGCCTCGCTTGGTGAGATGGTCCGCACACTCGAGGAGAAGGGCGTGCGTGTGCCGGGCGGCTTCGCGACGACCGCCGCGGCCTTTCGCGAATATGTGGCTGCCAACCAAATCGAGCCGGAGCTGCGCGCCAGCATTGCGGCATTGCAGAGTGAAAACGCCTCGTTGCATGAAACGGGCGAAACGATCCGCCGGCTATTTCTCGACGGAGAATTCCCGGAGGCGATCGCCGCAGAAATCCGGGACGCCTATCGCGAGCTTTCCCGTCGCAGCGGCCAGGACGAGATCAGTGTTGCTGTGCGCTCGAGTGCGACTGCTGAAGACTTGCCCCAGGCGAGCTTTGCCGGTCAGCAGGAAACCTTTCTCAATGTGCGCGGTGAGCGCGCGCTGCTCGACGCCTGCCGGCGGTGCTACGCCTCGCTGTTTACCGACCGGGCGATCAGCTACCGCGAAACCCAGGGGTTCGATCATCTGGAAGTCGCGCTGTCGATCGGCATCCAGCGGATGGTACGCTCCGACCTGGCAGGTTCGGGAGTCATGTTTTCGATCGATACGGAAACCGGATTTCCCGGCGTCGCCGTGATCAGCGCCGCATGGGGTCTCGGCGAAACCGTCGTGCAGGGCGCGGTCGATCCCGACAAATATCTCGTCTTCAAGCCCTTGCTCGACGACCGGCGCTACACCCCGATCATCGAGAAGACGCTCGGCGCCAAAGAGACCAAGATGATCTACGCGACCGGCGGGAGCGAGCGCACGACGACGGTTGCAACCACCCAGAAGGAGCGCCAGGCCTTCGTTCTCAGCGAAACGGAAATTCTGGAGCTCGGCCGCTGGGCCGCAACGATCGAGGACCACTACGGCCGGCCGATGGACATGGAATGGGCCAAGGACGGAGAGACCGGCGAACTCTACATGGTTCAGGCGCGGCCCGAGACGGTGCAGTCGTCCCGGCAAACCGGCCAAATCAAGAGCTACCGTCTGAAGACGAAGGGAAAGCCGATCATCACCGGCTCGGCGATCGGCGAAGCGATTGCCTCGGGTCAAGTCTGTGCCATTCGCAGCGCCGCCGACATCGACACCTTTCGCGACGGTGCCATTCTCGTGACCGGCATGACGGACCCCGACTGGGTCCCGATCATGAAGAAGGCCGCCGGCATTATCACCGATCATGGCGGCACGACCAGCCACGCCGCCATCGTCAGCCGCGAACTGGGAGTGCCCGCCATCGTCGGCACGGGCCACGGCACCGAACTGCTGCTTGACGGGCAGGACATCACGCTTTCCTGCGCTGAAGGTGATCGCGGCGTAGTCTACGAAGGCATCCTGGAATTCGAGTCATCGCAGGTGGATGTTTCCGATCTGCCAGAAACCCGAACCGCGATGATGGTGAATATCGCCAGCCCTGCCGCCGCATTCCGCTGGTGGCGCCTGCCTGCGCGCGGGGTCGGCCTTGCGCGGATGGAGTTCATCATCAACAATCTGATCAAGATCCATCCGATGGCGCTGATCCATCCCGACCGCGTGACCGATCCAGCGGCGCGGCGAGAGATCCGCCAGCGCACGCGCGGCTACGATGACCCAGTGGACTTCTTCGTCGAGACGCTCGCGCTGGGAATTGCCAAGCTCGCAGCACCCTACCACCCGCACCCCGTGATCGTTCGCTTGAGCGACTTCAAATCCAATGAATATGCCCACCTCCTCGGCGGCAGCGTTTTCGAACCGGACGAGGAAAATCCGATGCTCGGATGGCGCGGTGCTTCGCGCTACTACGACGCGCGCTATCGCGAGGGTTTTGCGCTGGAATGCCGTGCGCTGAAGACGGTTCGCGAAAGGATCGGTCTGGAGAACGTGATCGTCATGGTGCCATTCTGCCGCACGCTCGAGGAGGCTGATCGCGTGCTTGCCGTGATGAAAGAGAACGGACTCGAGCGCGGCCGGGACGGCCTCGAGGTCTACATGATGTGCGAGATTCCCGCCAACGTCTTCCTTGCCGAAGAGTTCGCGCAGCGCTTCGACGGCTTTTCGATTGGTTCCAACGACCTCACGCAGCTCGTGCTCGGGGTTGATCGGGATTCGGGCGATCTCGCCCCCCTGTTCGATGAGCGCAATGAAGCGGTAAAGCGTGCGATTCGCGCAGCGATCGTCCAGGCGCACGCCGCGGGCATCAAGATCGGGATCTGCGGCCAGGCCCCCAGCAACTATCCCGAATACGCCGCGTTTCTGGTTGAAGAAGGCATCAATTCGATCTCGCTCAACCCGGACAGCTTCGTCTCTACGCTTCGCAACGTTGCCCAAGTCGAGCAGAGTCTGAAGGCCGCGCCGGCGCGAACAACCTCCGAGCCGGACACTTCTCGATGA
- a CDS encoding methyltransferase family protein, with amino-acid sequence MHSDASAAYGLWGLVILNSAIFIFFAFSFFKPQTKRDWRSFSAFSAFLVALFAEMYGFPLTIYLLSGWLQSNYPQVDWFSHDAGHLLEELFGWQANPHFGPFHILSFILIGGGFWMISSGWARLYRAQKQEKLATEGIYSYVRHPQYDGFILVMLGFLFQWPTVLTLAMFPVLVVMYVRLARSEEREALAAFGQDYRAYMARVPGFIPKLSRSRSGDPNLPKSRPRRPF; translated from the coding sequence ATGCATAGCGACGCATCCGCCGCCTATGGACTTTGGGGTCTGGTGATCCTCAACTCCGCGATCTTCATTTTCTTCGCGTTCAGCTTCTTCAAACCGCAAACCAAGCGCGATTGGCGATCATTCAGCGCTTTCAGTGCTTTTCTCGTCGCACTTTTTGCGGAGATGTACGGCTTCCCGCTGACCATCTACCTGCTCTCGGGCTGGCTCCAGAGCAACTATCCGCAGGTGGACTGGTTCTCGCATGACGCCGGCCATCTGCTCGAGGAGTTGTTCGGATGGCAAGCCAACCCTCACTTCGGCCCCTTTCATATCCTGAGCTTCATCCTGATCGGCGGTGGCTTCTGGATGATATCGAGCGGCTGGGCACGGCTTTACCGGGCCCAGAAGCAAGAGAAGCTCGCAACTGAAGGTATCTATTCCTACGTCCGGCATCCGCAATATGACGGCTTCATCCTCGTCATGCTCGGCTTCCTGTTCCAATGGCCGACTGTCCTGACGCTGGCGATGTTCCCGGTCCTGGTTGTCATGTATGTGCGTCTCGCCCGGAGCGAGGAGCGCGAGGCGCTCGCCGCTTTCGGCCAGGATTATCGAGCCTACATGGCGCGCGTCCCGGGTTTTATTCCCAAGCTGTCGCGCTCGCGGTCAGGTGATCCAAATCTGCCCAAAAGCCGACCGCGCCGCCCATTCTAA
- a CDS encoding fructose bisphosphate aldolase — MHDPVLMAQIIGGAGFVAALDQSGGSTPTALANYGISAHDYSGEEKMFALIHKMRSRLITAPSFDGRKILGAILFEKTMDGEVDGTPVPDLLRQRGIVPFVKIDRGLEDEKDGVRLMKPIPALETLLVRAKAKGVFGTKMRSLINEASTGAIGAIVDQQFDIANRILDKGLMPIVEPEVNLKSKSRAECDTILLGALTKALDRQPIGRRVMLKLSMPAAPDLFAPLVGHPSCARVLALSGGYSQEEACDELAKNHALVASFSRALLQDLRAGMDDEEFDRVLAEAIERIYRASTVKTAINPV, encoded by the coding sequence ATGCACGACCCGGTACTGATGGCACAAATCATTGGCGGTGCGGGCTTCGTTGCTGCGCTCGACCAGTCAGGCGGTTCGACGCCGACTGCGCTGGCAAACTATGGCATCAGCGCTCACGATTATTCCGGTGAAGAGAAGATGTTCGCCCTCATCCATAAGATGCGGAGCCGGCTCATTACCGCTCCGTCGTTCGATGGCCGCAAGATCCTGGGTGCGATCCTGTTCGAGAAAACGATGGATGGCGAGGTGGACGGCACACCCGTGCCGGACTTGCTCCGGCAGCGTGGCATCGTGCCCTTCGTCAAGATCGATCGGGGTCTGGAAGACGAAAAGGATGGGGTTCGGCTCATGAAGCCGATTCCGGCTCTCGAGACCTTGCTTGTCCGCGCAAAGGCCAAGGGCGTTTTTGGTACGAAAATGCGTTCGCTGATCAACGAGGCGTCCACCGGAGCCATTGGCGCTATTGTCGATCAACAATTCGACATCGCAAATCGCATTCTGGACAAGGGCCTGATGCCAATCGTCGAGCCGGAGGTGAACCTGAAAAGCAAGTCGCGCGCCGAATGCGACACTATACTTCTTGGCGCGCTGACGAAAGCACTCGATAGACAGCCAATTGGCCGCCGGGTAATGCTCAAGCTTTCCATGCCAGCAGCGCCAGACCTATTTGCGCCGCTTGTGGGACATCCCAGCTGTGCGCGGGTGTTGGCGCTTTCAGGCGGGTATTCGCAGGAAGAGGCTTGTGATGAGCTGGCGAAAAATCATGCGCTTGTGGCAAGCTTCAGCCGGGCGCTTCTGCAGGATCTGCGCGCCGGGATGGATGACGAGGAATTCGATCGGGTGCTCGCCGAAGCCATTGAGCGGATTTACCGCGCGTCGACCGTGAAGACGGCCATCAACCCGGTATGA
- a CDS encoding metal-sensitive transcriptional regulator, producing the protein MKFTKEIARLRRVEGQARGVIRMLEDERYCVDILHQIAAMEAALRATRARVLGIHAHDCVQEAIESGDKEAQRAKFAELAELFGKAGR; encoded by the coding sequence ATGAAGTTCACCAAGGAAATCGCTCGTCTGCGGCGGGTCGAAGGCCAGGCGAGGGGTGTGATCCGCATGTTGGAAGATGAGCGGTACTGCGTCGATATCCTGCATCAAATCGCTGCGATGGAAGCCGCATTGCGGGCAACGAGAGCCAGGGTTCTCGGCATTCATGCCCATGACTGTGTCCAGGAAGCGATCGAGAGCGGCGACAAGGAAGCGCAGCGCGCGAAGTTCGCCGAACTCGCAGAGCTTTTTGGAAAGGCGGGTCGCTGA